A genome region from Arthrobacter agilis includes the following:
- a CDS encoding polysaccharide pyruvyl transferase family protein, with product MAVVRCPGKPPGWARMGDVKVAVLGDVGQSIYHVGDEAMTHAAIDELRGRGIDDIVVLTRNVQVSGRAFESEAVPTLTFPWPPRERSDFLRRVLAVAQDDRNAHAETDAILDFIEHLRQCDALLVAGGGNMNSLYGWLLYERVAAVRIARALGLRVVVSGQTLGPDLHGPDRDAARTLLESADLTGARESDSLQLMRDLAPDAAVRPCLDDASFMAVAGRENAPASRLESTGKAGDLPAGPYIAATISPGHGEVDREAYLSALASALDDASELTGHPVVFLPHMATPGEGDVDEHMHQDIAARMRSRRVVLLPIQDAYRTLDLTRDAALVITSRYHPVVFALEAGVPVVALVAEAYSDVRIRGALHNWGLENLALTLPSLLDGTLTEAVNDVWARRDVLSSYLAAARASRLDRHRQWWDDVASTLGGRTPDSVPASLEVHALPSFDPAWQARAAASALVFLPTAAASTMWRIENEHLRGEVEALAGERDDARDELSAWFESRSFKLARKVAAVASVTRRRR from the coding sequence ATGGCGGTGGTGCGGTGTCCGGGCAAGCCACCGGGATGGGCGAGAATGGGGGACGTGAAAGTAGCAGTGCTGGGAGACGTGGGTCAGTCGATCTATCACGTGGGTGATGAGGCGATGACCCATGCAGCCATCGATGAACTACGGGGCCGGGGTATCGATGACATCGTGGTCCTGACCCGCAATGTTCAGGTCTCGGGGCGAGCCTTCGAGTCCGAGGCCGTGCCGACCCTGACGTTCCCATGGCCTCCCCGTGAACGGTCGGATTTTCTTCGACGGGTTCTCGCCGTCGCGCAGGATGACCGGAACGCACATGCGGAGACGGACGCCATCCTGGACTTCATCGAGCACCTGCGTCAGTGTGATGCGCTTTTGGTCGCGGGTGGTGGCAACATGAATTCGCTGTACGGGTGGCTGCTGTATGAGCGGGTCGCCGCGGTCCGTATCGCTCGGGCGCTCGGCCTGCGCGTCGTCGTTTCCGGCCAGACGCTCGGGCCCGACCTGCACGGGCCCGACCGGGATGCGGCACGTACTCTCCTCGAGTCCGCGGATCTCACCGGGGCCCGGGAGTCGGACTCCCTGCAGCTCATGCGGGACCTGGCCCCGGACGCGGCGGTGCGTCCCTGCCTCGACGACGCCTCCTTCATGGCGGTTGCCGGCCGGGAGAACGCCCCCGCGTCACGGCTGGAGTCGACCGGCAAAGCGGGTGATCTGCCCGCGGGGCCCTATATCGCTGCGACAATTTCACCCGGCCACGGCGAGGTGGACCGGGAGGCTTACCTGTCCGCCCTCGCCTCCGCGCTCGACGACGCCTCCGAGCTCACAGGGCACCCGGTCGTGTTCCTCCCGCACATGGCCACACCGGGTGAGGGCGATGTGGACGAACACATGCATCAGGACATCGCTGCCCGGATGAGGAGCAGAAGGGTCGTACTCCTGCCCATCCAGGACGCATACCGGACACTCGATCTCACGCGCGATGCGGCCCTGGTGATCACCTCCCGGTATCACCCGGTGGTGTTCGCGCTCGAGGCCGGGGTGCCCGTCGTCGCGCTGGTGGCCGAAGCGTACAGCGACGTGCGGATCAGGGGAGCCCTTCACAATTGGGGGCTGGAGAACCTGGCCCTGACACTTCCGTCCCTGCTCGATGGCACCCTGACCGAGGCAGTGAACGATGTGTGGGCCAGAAGGGATGTCCTGTCGTCCTATCTGGCAGCCGCACGTGCGTCCCGCTTGGACCGACATCGCCAGTGGTGGGACGACGTGGCCTCGACGCTGGGGGGTAGGACCCCCGACAGCGTGCCGGCCTCGCTGGAGGTGCATGCACTGCCGTCCTTCGACCCGGCGTGGCAGGCCCGAGCCGCTGCCTCCGCCCTCGTATTCCTGCCCACAGCGGCGGCATCGACGATGTGGCGGATCGAGAACGAGCACCTGCGCGGGGAGGTCGAAGCCCTCGCCGGCGAACGGGACGACGCACGTGATGAGTTGTCGGCCTGGTTCGAATCACGGTCCTTCAAGCTTGCCCGAAAGGTAGCGGCAGTGGCATCAGTTACAAGGCGGCGTCGATGA
- a CDS encoding glycosyltransferase family 2 protein, with translation MSGPLAAQVAVIMRTKDRPVLLKRAVDDVLRQNLQDWHLVIVNDGGAPDPVDSLIAANSGRFRDRVTILHHHESRGMEAASNAGIAASASSYVAIHDDDDSWHPDFLARTVSYLETSPDAGVGVRTEIVHERIEDDRVIETGRAPFSPEIRELMLSDALRYNRCVPIGLLYRRKLHTEVGGYDETLGAVGDWEFQLRVLQHHTLGFIDGEPLAFWHHRHDAQGPSGNSFLAGKNDHLYFDKYVRERHLHEYAAAHGLGALLYLAGAGKEQTDQLHHRLNYSDELLRDLQSRSDRIEESLRHLEAAVSDASLVSLLRRRYRRLKDRVRERRGDDPR, from the coding sequence ATGAGCGGACCGCTGGCGGCACAGGTCGCCGTCATCATGCGCACGAAGGACCGACCGGTCCTCCTGAAACGGGCGGTCGACGACGTCCTACGGCAGAATCTGCAGGATTGGCATCTCGTCATCGTCAACGACGGCGGGGCACCGGATCCCGTGGACTCCCTCATTGCTGCCAACTCCGGTCGGTTCCGTGATCGCGTCACGATCCTCCACCACCACGAGAGCCGGGGGATGGAAGCGGCGTCGAACGCGGGCATCGCCGCCAGCGCGTCTTCGTACGTGGCCATCCACGACGACGACGACTCATGGCACCCCGACTTCCTCGCGCGCACCGTGAGCTACCTGGAGACCAGCCCCGACGCCGGCGTAGGCGTCCGTACCGAGATCGTCCACGAGCGGATCGAGGACGACCGGGTCATCGAGACCGGCAGGGCGCCCTTCTCGCCCGAGATCCGGGAGCTCATGCTCAGCGATGCGCTGCGCTACAACCGGTGCGTGCCCATCGGCCTGCTCTATCGACGGAAGCTCCACACGGAGGTCGGCGGCTACGACGAGACCCTCGGGGCGGTCGGTGACTGGGAGTTCCAGTTGCGCGTCCTCCAGCACCACACGCTCGGCTTCATCGACGGTGAGCCGCTGGCGTTCTGGCACCACCGTCATGATGCGCAGGGCCCCAGCGGCAACAGCTTCCTCGCCGGCAAGAACGACCACCTGTATTTCGACAAGTACGTTCGGGAACGTCACCTCCACGAATACGCGGCAGCGCACGGCTTGGGCGCGTTGCTCTATCTCGCCGGTGCCGGCAAGGAACAGACGGACCAGCTCCATCACCGGTTGAACTACTCCGATGAGCTGCTCCGCGACCTCCAGTCACGCTCGGACCGGATCGAGGAGAGCCTCCGCCACCTGGAGGCCGCCGTGAGCGACGCGAGCCTGGTGAGTCTGCTCCGCCGCCGGTACCGCAGGCTCAAGGATCGTGTGCGGGAACGTCGCGGGGACGACCCGCGATAG